The stretch of DNA AGATCGTAGCAGTAAATGGCGACGATAAGGCTGGAGAAATGGATGTTGAGCTTAGCATAAATGGCAATTCAAAAATTTTTAAAACAAAATATGAAGTACAAAATGGCAAGCTAGTAGCAAAATTTTCAGTTGATCTTGTAAATGATTTGAAGCTAAATGAGAGCTTTGATAAATTTGCCGCTGCCGCCAAACCATTTCACGGTGGAAAGAGCTATCCAGATGTAGATGTTGGCTTTGAAGCGGTGATAAAATAACTTTCAATTTCGGCGCCAGTAAGTTAGTTTGCGCCGAAGTTACCTCTTTATCCTAGTTTCTTATTCTATGATGCCGAAAAATCGAAGACGACGGATTTTTGATACAAAAAAAGTAGCGGGAATGCGAAATTTTATTTTAAAGATATCGACGAAATCGGCATCCGCGAGATAGACGCCAAGCGCAAAATTAGTGTTTCAAACATAAAATTTAAAAAAAGGCGGGCTAGCATATGGCCTCATACAGCCTAGTGGCGATGATAACGCCGTGATATACGACAAATACGAACTCTCAAAGCACGAAATTTTTAAAATTTTAAAGCAGAAATTTGAGGTTATGTGTAATAAAATCAAAAATTATTTTTTATTTATAGTCGAAGTATATTTATTAAATCTATCTACTAAATTAAAGCCATTATCTAGTACGCTTATTAATGTAAGAACTGTGATTATTGCGGCTACTATTTGCCACCATCTAGCTGTCTTTACGCTAAGAATTTCAAATTTTTCTTTTGCATGTGTTAAAATTTCTTCTAATTCGTCATCTTGCTTGTATAGGTGTCTTATTTTTTCATAAATTGTAAGCGTTTCCCTTGAATTTATACCGTAATTACCAAATAAGTCTAATCGCAAATTAACAATCTTATCTCTCATTGCCAAAATATCGCGATAATATCTAAAGTTCCTAAAAAATATATACCTTTGAGGCGACTGCCTTAGTGCTTTTACAAATTCTAATTTCATTTCATCGTTTGATATAATTAATAACTGCAAAATTAATACTTTTAAAACATTTGTCGATAAAATATGCTTTCTTTTTGGATATGAAGTGTAGTATAATACTGTACTCTTGTTAAAATAAATCATTAGTTTATTAGAGTCAGATGTAAAAATATTTTGTTCATTAATATTCTTAATACCACATTTTTCAGAATATATTCTTATGTTTGCTTTACTTACCGTATCACTATCATTTTCTGTCAAAAATACAAACAAATTCTTATAGTATAAGTCAATATTTTCTTCGGCTATTATGCGAACCCCAAACAAGATATTAAAATCTTCTAAGAATATAAAATAAATAGTAGATGGTAGCCGTTCAAATAACTCTACATTTCTTTTTATTTTTGTATTTAAATCCTGATTCTGTGAAATATAGTTTTTTAATTTACTTATACAATCCGCTAGTTCTTTTTCATTTCTGCAACATTTGGTCTTACGTATTATTTCTTTAGCTTCCTCGTCATTTTTGCACGGTATTCCTCTATTATAAAAACTTGATACTTTATTAAAAAAGCTATCTTTATGATTTTTCATAGAATCCAATGTCGTAACAGCATATTTTTTTATTTTAAAAGCCCAAAATTTATCTTTATAAAATATTTCTTTTTTAGGTTGCTCAAGCTCAAAATGATTGTAAAAAAGTTTTTGGAAATTACGATAAAAATCATCTTTAGTGTGAGAAGTATCTTTTTTTGCGACGAGAATACTTTTGATACTCTCGTCTCTTATAACGTATGATTCATAGTAGATTTTATTTATCACTCTACCTCATACCTCTCGCCCGGTTTCATCTCTATCATCTCCCACGGCAATCCCTGCCTATTTAGCTCGTCCATGAAAGGCTTGGCGTCGAAATTTTCCATATTAAAGACGCCTTTTCCACTCCAGATGCCCTTTGCGACCATCATCGAGCCGATCATCGCAGGCACGCCTGTGGTGTAGCTCACCGCCTGCGCGCCCGTCTCGGCGTAGCAAGCCTCGTGGTCGCAGACATTGTAGATGTAGACCTGGCGCTCTTTGCCATCTTTTAAGCCACGTATTACACAACCGATGTTGGTTTTGCCCTTCGTGCGAGGGCCGAGGCTCGCTGGATCAGGCAAAAGCGTCTTTAAAAACTGTATCGGTACGATTTTCACGCCGTTATGCTCGACCTCGTCTATGCGCAGCATGCCGACGTTTTCTAGGCATTTCATATGCGTGAGGTAACTCTGTCCGAAGGTCATAAAAAAGCGAATTCGCTTTAATCCTTTGATGTTTTTTACTAAGCTTTCTAGCTCCTCGTGGTAGAGCAGGTAGCTATCTTTGACGCCGACTTTGGGGTAGTCCCATTTGAACATTATTTCCATCGGCTCGGTCTCTTTCCACTCGCCGCGCTCCCAGTAGCGACCCTTTGCGCTCACTTCGCGCAGGTTGATTTCGGGGTTGAAATTCGTCGCAAACGCATAGCCGTGATCGCCCGCGTTGCAGTCTAGGATGTCGATCTCGTGGATCTCGTCAAAGAGATTTTGCTGCGCGTAGGCGCAAAATACGTTTGTCACGCCAGGATCAAAGCCGCTTCCCAGCAGCGCCATGGTGCCCGCCTTTTTAAAATCCTCATCTTTCGCCCACTGTAGCTTGTATTCAAATTTGGCGGTGTCGGGGTGCTCGTAGTTTGCGGTGTCGATGTATGGGATGCCGGCGCGAGAGCACGCGTCCATGAGGGTTAGGTCTTGATACGGTAGCGCGACGTTTAGCAGTAGCTCGGCGCCCGTTTTTTTGATGAGCGCGACCACGGCGTCGGTATCGTCCGCGTCGATCTGGGCGGTATCGATAGTGACGCCTAGGCGGTCTTTGATAAATTTAGCGATAGTATCGCACTTGCTTTTGGTGCGGCTTGCAAGGGTGATCTTGTTAAAAACGTCCGCGTTCATCGCGCATTTTACGGTCGCGACTTGGCTTACGCCACCTGCGCCTATGATTAAGATATTTGACATCTAAGCTCCTTTAAATTTTAGTGATTTTAGCAAAGTTAATATTAATTTTAAGAGACGGGGTGCAATTAACTATAAAG from Campylobacter concisus encodes:
- a CDS encoding saccharopine dehydrogenase family protein; this encodes MSNILIIGAGGVSQVATVKCAMNADVFNKITLASRTKSKCDTIAKFIKDRLGVTIDTAQIDADDTDAVVALIKKTGAELLLNVALPYQDLTLMDACSRAGIPYIDTANYEHPDTAKFEYKLQWAKDEDFKKAGTMALLGSGFDPGVTNVFCAYAQQNLFDEIHEIDILDCNAGDHGYAFATNFNPEINLREVSAKGRYWERGEWKETEPMEIMFKWDYPKVGVKDSYLLYHEELESLVKNIKGLKRIRFFMTFGQSYLTHMKCLENVGMLRIDEVEHNGVKIVPIQFLKTLLPDPASLGPRTKGKTNIGCVIRGLKDGKERQVYIYNVCDHEACYAETGAQAVSYTTGVPAMIGSMMVAKGIWSGKGVFNMENFDAKPFMDELNRQGLPWEMIEMKPGERYEVE